The Chryseobacterium sp. G0186 genome includes the window TGTATTTTGATATTTACCTAAGGCCACAATTTTGTGGCCTTAATTTTCATTTGTTCATTATAAATGAAAAATTATTATTGATTAAGTAAAGACAACAGTGAGCAAATTAAAAAAGCCTGGCATATGAATTATAACATGAAACTTTTAGAATTAGTAAGCTATTTTAGAAATGGTGGTTCTTATGAAGAATTTTGTCAATCTAATTTTTTTGATTTTTATTATTTCCCAGACACTATTGAAGAAGCTAATAACGAGGAAAATCAGGCCCTAAATGATGAGGAATTAACCAGACTTCTCTTTAATTATGCAATAAATGGTGCTTAAGAGAGAAATAGTTAAAAGAAATAGAAAGAAACATAATTGATAATGGAGGGAGAAAGAAAAAGAAAGACCTCTTCAATAAATAAGCCTAAACAAAATGAATCAAAAAGAAATTGAAAACGTAATATCTCTAGAACCGATTGAAAGATATAATTATTTTATAAAGAAAGTAGCCGATTGGGAAATATTTTACACATTACTCAATGAAAGTGGGGAGTATGCATTATCAGAACTTAAAGATAAAAAGTTATTTCCCATGTGGAGTGCGAGGGAATTTGCTGAACTATGCAAAGTCTCAGGATGGGAAACATATACAGTTAAAGAACTAAAGCTTGATGATTTAGAAAATGAAATTATTGATTTTATAGCCGATCAAAACTGTTTAATTAATGTGTTTCCAATATATAACAGAACTGGCTTTGTAGTAAGTCTAATAGAGTTTTCAAAAGATTTAAGTGAAGAACTCAAAAATTATAGCTAAAATGTGCGGAATTACTTTAGTAGAAATATATATTAAGGGTAAGCTTTGAAATTTACAGCATAGGCATTCTGTAAATTAATCCCAAATACAACTTATCTTCAATTAAAAGGGATTATTGTAAATCATGGACTTTCTTTAAACCTAAAAATATGCAAGAGTTATTTGTTAAAAAATTTTGGAAAGAAGAAAATATATGGTTTTATATACATTTTCAAAATGAAGAAGCAATAAGACAAATTGAGATTAGCCCAAAAGAGAGAATACTTTTAACATTAGAAAGCTCTCAACAAGGTGAGTCTATTTTATATGATCAATGTCTTAAAGAACTCGATGTGGAAAATTCAGATTTTATTACAAAAGAAGAATTTGATAAAACGTGGAATAATAGCTAATATAAAACCCCCATATAATATGAGCTTTACATTATTCGGTAGTGTTTTACTAACTGTTTAAAGAGTTTAATTTATTTAAATCTTCTATAAAATGTTTCGACATTTGTTCCGTTATGACTACAACCAAACAAAAAAGTCTTCTGAATTTCAGAAGACTTTTTTTGTTTTAATCCCTTTCTTTCTAAAAACGCCTTGAGTACAGTACATTAAATCTGTTTGAATCTGATTATATTTTTAAGCACGGAATTAATGTCTATTAAAATCAAAAATAATCATACCTATTATTATGTTTTGTGTACTGCCGATCTATTACAATCCAATCACAAATATTAAAAAGAATATCATCCTCGTCTAAATATTATACAAACCCTTATCAGAGAAAAGATGTAAAGAAAAAAATAAGATACGTTTTATTGCACCGCAAATATAGATTTGAAAAAAATTCAAATTATGGGGAAAATACCTATAGCATGAATTAATAATTATTCTGATATTGCCGTCTACATTAAAGTTCGGGTATTGAGCAGTTATTCAACACATAAAATATCACTTATTTTTGATTTAATATATCAAACCTATAGAATTTTATAATATATTTACAAACAATAAAAACACACATTTATGAAGAAAAATTTAATTTTTCGGCTATTACTGCTGGGAATGCTCTCTATCTCTCTCAATTCCTGTAGGACGGATGAAATGATTAGCTCAACAGAACAGACACAAAAGGAAAAAATTGCCTTTTTTGCACGCTTTGAACAGGAAAAAAGCCTTTCCAAAAATGCAGAATCCAACAACTATGCACTCCCTTTTGGAAACTCTATGTTAGCCTACTTTGATAAGTATCCGGATAAGAAGATTGAATTGGAAAGCAAGTATGGAACTGTAGACCTCAGGGTTTCTTCTCAGGATATTGGAGGAGATGAGGGAGATAACAGGAAACTTCTATTTTTCCCTATGCTCAAGGGTGGAAAAGTAACGGCCGTAATAGCAGGAGTGATAAATGCGGAAAGAGACTATCTCTATTTTGACGTTCACCAAAATACTCATTCTGATGTTTTTTATCTTATTAATAAATTTCAAGAATACTATGACACCAAGGCTGTTTCCCGAAATAGTAATAATCCTATTGATGTGGGAGAAGTTATTATTAGGGTAATAAAGCCCGTAAAGTTGACGATGTATGACGGATGGGCAGGAAATGGAGGACCGGGCAATGGCGGCCATGATATGGATGGTGGTCCTGGAGATTATGGAGGAGGAGGAACTGGTACACCTAATCAACCTGCTACGAACCCTTGTGAGCAAACGAAAAAAATGATACAGGATTCTAAAGTACAAGATATTGTTAAAGATCTGAAAGATCATTTAAATAGTGGAACAGGAGGAGAAAAAGGATGGCGAGATAATAAAACAGGCAACCCCACACCAACTACCCAAAACAGTGCTCACAGTGTCAACTTTGGTGATCCCTCTACGATGAATGGTGGGTATCACAACCATACCGGAACCGGAGTGAATATATTTTCTTCAACAGATATTTCTACTTTAATAGAAATTGCAAGATATCAGAGTTTGGGTAATGCAGGAAATGGATACATGGGACTAGTTGCCCCTGGTGGCATACATTATGTAATACAATTTAATGGAAACCATAGTGGTATGCCTGTAAATCCATTTACTGCAATAGAAAGAGATGGTTGGAATACTGCTCAAGCGTATTGGAAAGATAATTTACGGATATTTCAAAAAGCAATTTATGCAACAGCCGATGGCAAATCTCTTAATTCAAAAGGACTTGAGAAAATATTTTTTGACACATTAAAAGAGATGAATTTAGAAAATAAAATTATTTTGTTAAAAGTTGATGCAAATGGGAAAGTTTCCACAATTAATTTACAATCTAATGGAGTACCAATAGAAGTTCCTTGTTGATACTAAAAATCAAATATTATGAAAATAAATATAATTATCTTCTTGTTAATAGGTAGTGTGTTCTGTAAGGCGCAGCAAGAGTATCCAATAAATACAATGCCCTTTAACCTACCTCCTAACTCATATATCAAGGATTTTAATAATGAATTAAATCCTTATATTGGGACTTGGCTCTCTGAATACAATGGCCAACAAATTACACTGTATATTAATAAAGTTATAAATAAGAATTTTAGCTATAAAGATAAAATCTATTTTAAGGATGCCATAATAGTGAAATATATTATAAAAAATAATTTAGGGAATATACTTCAAAGTACTATAGAAAACAATGATGATAAAAGAAATTTTATTTCACATACAGTAATAAATACGGCGTCTAATCAATTAGGATTATACTATACTGGTGCAGATTGTGGTATTGGATGGGGAAGTATTGAGATTAAAAAATTAAATAGTACTCAAATCTCATGGTCATATTATCCAAATAGTACTACACTTAACAATATTACTTGTCCTAATGTTGTTGATACAAAAATATATCTTCCAGAAACAGAGAACTTAGTGTTTACTAAGCAATAATGAGAAATACACTAATGATATTAGGAATATTTGCTATGGTTTCCTGTAAAGCACAGCAACAAACCATTCCATTAAATAGCTCTGTCCTTGGTGCTGTTGAAAATTCATATTTTAAAGATATGAACAATGAATTAGATTATTATATCGGAACATGGAAAAGCTCCTTTCAAGATAAAACTATTACTTTACAGATATCAAAACAAATAAACGTATCAATGAAAGCCTTTGGTAAAAATTTTTATACAGACCGACTATTTACTAGATATGAAATAAAAAAAAATGGAGCAATATTAGAAAATACATTAAATAAAGATTTCACCAATGATATAGGGCTTTCAATAAGAAGTTTATCCTCTAAAGATGATGGTAATAGTGTTACTTTTCTTTTTTCTGGAGGGAATTGTAGTGTAGGTATAGGAACGATTATATTAAAAAAAATAAATGCTACACAATTTTCTTGGGGATATTATCCAGGAACTACAACAAGGAATGATAAGAATTGTCCTCCCAATAAAGACTACACCATCTATCTTCCAGAAACAGAGAACTTAGTGTTTACTAAGCAATAATGAGAAGTAGACTAATCATATTAGGAATATTTACTGTGTTTTCTTGTAAAGCACAGCAAATGTTGTCACTCAATGCTTCTGTATATAATTCTCCTACAAATTCATATTTCAAAGATATAAATAATGAATTAGATCCATATATCGGTGTTTGGAAAGCTAGTTTTCAAGGAAAAATAATTTTAATAAAAATAATTAAAGAATTAAAAGTGCCTTTTGAAATGTGGGGTAAAAATAATTTCAAAGACAGATTATTAGTAAGGTATGAAATAATAAATAATAATGGTGTAATTTTAGAAAGTTCACTAAATAATAACTTTAATACTAAAGTTAAGTTATTAATTGAAGGATCGGAAATAGAGGATGATTTAGTAAAATTAATTTTTGCAGGTGGAAATTGTAGTGTAGGTATAGGTGAAATTATATTAAGAAAAGTTAATGGTACTAAAGTTTCATGGAGCTATTATCCGGGAACTACAACAATGAATGATAAGGATTGTCCTCCCAATCTTGACTATACCATCTATCTACCAGAAACGGAGAACTTAATTTTTACTAAGCAATAATGAGAAATACACTAATGATATTAGGAATATTTGCTATGGTTTCTTGTAAAGCACAACAGCAAACACTTCCTTTAAATACTTCTGCACTTGATGCCCCTATAGATTCATACTTTAAAGATCTTAACAATGAATTAGATTATTATACCGGAACATGGAAAGCATCTTTTCAGGAGAAAACTATAACTCTACAGATATTAAAGAAAATAAAAGAACCAATAAAAGTTTTTAGTAAAAACTTTTATACAGATCAATTATTTGTCAGATATGAAATTACAAAAAACGGGGTAATATCCGAAAGTACATTAGATCAAAATTTCACTAACAGTTCCCGTCTTTCAATAGAAAGTGTTTATACACAAGATAATGGAAATAGCATTACATTACTTTTTTCTGGAGGGAATTGTAGTGTAGGTATAGGAACGATTGTATTAAAAAAAATAAATACTACACAATTTTCTTGGGGATATTATCCAGGAACTACAACAATGAATGATAAAGATTGCCCTCCCAATCTTGACTATACCATCTATCTACCAGAAACGGAGAACTTAGTGTTTACTAAGCAATAATGAGAAACACACTAATGATATTAGGAATATTTACTGTGTTTTCCTGTAAAGCACAGCAAACGTATCCTCTCAATACATTCCCAGATGATGTTCCCTCTGGTTCATATATGAAAGATTTAGCAAATGAACTAACTTCTTTTACAGGAACTTGGGTGGCAAGTTTTAACGGAAAAAATATTACTTTAACCATTACAAAGCAAGAGCATAAAACATTCAAAATCCCTAAATCAGCGGATTACTATTATCAGGATGTATTGAATGTACATTATATAATAAAAAATTCTAATGGAGTAATACTACAAGATAACAGTAATGTTCAAAATGAATATGACAAAAATGCAATAATTAGTATGTATGTTCATAATAATATTGTTAGTTTTTATTATACAGGAACTAATTGTGGTATTGGTTGGGGCTCCATAAATCTACAGAAAATTAATAATACGCAAATTTCATGGTCCTACGAACCTAATGTCACTGTCCTGACAACAAAGAATTGTTCTGGAAATACTGATTTAATGATTTATCTCCCAGAAACAAAAGACTTAATTTTTACTAAACAGTAAATTTTATGACTTTAATAATATAATGGAGGAAATAATACATATCATAAAAAAAACAGCGTTGATTTTCAACGCTGTTTTTTTATTTTAAAATCATTTTCATTAAGCCAGATCAAATCTATCCAGATTCATCACCTTAGTCCAGGTGGTAACAAAATCATTGATAAATTTCCCTTGGGCATCAGCACTTGCATACACTTCAGCAATAGCTCTCAACTCTGAGTTTGATCCGAAAACAAGATCAGCTCTTGTAGCTGTCCATTTTGGTTGACCCGTTGAGCGGTCTGTTCCTATATATAATTCATTATCTCCCGACATGGCCTTCCATTGCGTTCCCATATCCAGAAGATTCACAAAGAAATCATTGGTAAGAGCTCCCGGGCGACTGGTGAATACTCCATGTTTTGTACCATCAAAATTCGTATCCAAAGCACGCATTCCGCCAATCAATACCGTTAGCTCCGGAGCGGTAAGCGTTAACAATTGTGCCTTATCAATTAATAAAGACTCTGTAGATACGGTGAATTTTCTTTTCAGATAGTTTCTAAATCCATCAGCAGCAGGTTCCAGATATCCCATAGATTCTACATCGGTCTGCTCTTGAGAAGCATCCATTCTTCCAGGTGCAAAAGGAACTTTAACTTCATGTCCTGCATTTTTGGCAGCAGCTTCCACCGCGGCATTCCCTGCTAAAACAATAATGTCAGCCAATGATATTTTCTTATCTCCGTTTTGAGAATCATTAAATTCTTTTTGAATTCCCTCCAATACTCCCAAAACTTTCTGTAATTGGGCCGGGTTATTTACTTCCCAGTTTCTTTGAGGCTCCAGTCTTATTCTGGCTCCGTTTGCTCCACCACGCTTATCACTTCCTCTAAATGTAGATGCAGAAGCCCACGCTGTAGAAACCAATTCGGAAATACTAAGACCGGAAGATAAAATTTTAGATTTAAGAGATTCAGCATCAGTATCATTGATCAGTTCATGATTTACTTCAGGGATAGGATCCTGCCAGATCAATTCTTCCTGAGGAACATCTGATCCCAAATAACGGGCACGAGGTCCCATATCCCTGTGGGTAAGCTTAAACCACGCTCTTGCAAAGGCATCGGCAAAGGCATCCGGATTTTCATAAAAATGTCTTGAAATTTTTTCATAAACAGGATCCAGTCTTAAAGAAAGATCTGTTGTAAGCATTGTTGGTCTGTGCTTTTTAGAAGAATCAAATGCGTCTGGAATAATTTCAGCACCATTTTTTGCTACCCATTGATGGGCTCCCGCAGGACTTTTCGTTAATTCCCATTCATTTTCAAACAGGTTTTTAAAGAAATAATTACTCCATTGAGTCGGTGTTTCCGTCCAGGTTACTTCCAGTCCACTGGAAATGGCATCTCTTCCAACTCCTGATTTGTAGCTGCTGGCCCATCCTAATCCCTGTAATTCAATTCCTGCCCCTTCAGGTTCTTTACCAACATGATCTGCCGGACCTGCACCGTGGGTTTTTCCAAAAGTATGCCCTCCTGCAATCAAGGCTACCGTTTCTTCATCATCCATAGCCATACGACCGAAAGTATCCCGGATATCCTTCGCTGCAGCAATCGGATCAGGGTTTCCGTCCGGTCCTTCAGGGTTTACATAGATTAATCCCATCTGTACAGCTGCCAACGGATTTTCTAAATTTCTGGAGTGGATGTCACCATCTGCATTATCATCGGTAGGAAGAACTGCTCCTTTTTCTATCGCCCCTTCAGAGCCATGGGCATAACGAACATCTCCTCCCAGCCATGTTTTTTCAGAACCCCAGTATACATCAGCATCCGGTTCCCAGACATCTTCACGTCCTCCTGCAAATCCAAAAGTTTTGAATCCCATTGATTCAAGGGCTATATTTCCTGTAAGGATTAAAAGGTCTGCCCATGATATATTTCTGCCATATTTTTGCTTAATAGGCCACAATAATCTTCTTGCTTTATCCAGGCTGACGTTATCCGGCCAGCTGTTCAAAGGGGCAAAACGCTGCTGTCCTGCTCCTGCTCCACCTCTACCGTCACCTACACGATAAGTTCCGGCACTATGCCAAGCCATACGGATAAAAAGAGGTCCATAATGACCGAAATCTGCCGGCCACCAGTCCTGTGAATCTGTCATTAATGCATGAAGATCTTTTTTTACAGCTTCAATATCAAGGCTTTTAAATGCTTCAGCATAGTCAAAATCTTTATCCATAGGGTTGGATAATGATGAATGCTGACGCAGGAGATCTACTCTCAGCTGATCCGGCCACCAATCTTGATTCTGGGTACCGCCACCTGCTACATTCTTCTTCATTGTTCCGTTATGAAACGGGCATTTACTGATGTCATTCAAATCGTTTTCCATTGTCGTTTATTTATTTTATTATATTGATTAATACAGTTTAAGTAATTTCTGTGTGGTAAGAACATGACAAACTTACAACGTCTATTCAATAAATACAATCTATTAATAATTATTTCAACGATAGCTAAAAACTATAATTAAATATTTCCGACAGCTTTTGAGCTAAAGACAAAATTGTGGTATTAAGTTAGTAAAATTTTAAACTCAACTCAGTATATGCTACTCTATTTAGAATAACTCAACGTAAGATTTATTCAAGTTGAAAGAAAGAATCGGGGGAGATATACATTTTATAAGGGTCAGAAAAAACAACTTAAAAAACAATCATTATATATTAAAAAAAAACACTGCAAGCTTCATCCAGAAAGGAAATACACAGAATGAGCAAGTTCCTTTCCCTATCTATTCCTTCGATGTAATTCACACTAAAAATTATTTAACTATCTTTATTATTCGCAAACATGAATACCTACTCCCATGAAGAAAATATTAATTGTCATTCTTGTCGCTTTCGTTATCATTCAGTTTTTTCCTATTGATAAAACCAACCCGCGCCCTACACCGGGCATGGATTTTTTGAAAATAAAGGATACTCCTGAAAAAGTTGCTAAAATTATCAGAACATCTTGCTATGACTGCCATTCCAATGAAACAGTTTACCCTTGGTACTCTGGTATTTCACCGGTTTCATGGTTTGTGAAAAATCATATCGATGAAGGCAGAAAACATCTTAATTTTTCTACCTTTGCAGTGTATGAGCCTCAGAGACAGCTCCGCAAACTGGATGAATGCATAGAGATGATTGAGAAAAAAGAAATGCCTCTTGAGTCTTATTATGTGGGACATCAAAATGCAAAATTAACTGATGATCAGCGAGCAGATCTGGTTAAATACTTCAAACAGGTAAAAGAAGACACAGAAAGAAGAATCATGTTTAATAAATAACATCGTGGAAAACTGGGAAAACAAACATATTGTATTTTTTGACGGCGACTGTGGAGTGTGTAACTTCTGGGTACAATGGATTTTGGAAAGGGATAAAAAAGACAAATTCATGTTTGCCTCATTACAATCAGATTTTGGGCAGCAATTTTTGTCCGAAAGAGGGTTAGAAACTACAGAATTCAACACCATGTATCTTTGGAAACCCAAACGATACTATCTGATTAAATCAAGAGCTGTGCTGCAAATTGCCAACTTATTGGGGGGAGTTTACAAGCTTTCAGCTATTGGTAAAATTATGCCTGCCTATTTGAGTGACAAGGTATATGATGTTATTTCCAGAAACAGAATGAAGCTGGCTAATCAAAAATGCTATCTTCCGGATCCGCATCAGAAGAAAAAATTTATTCAAGTGTAACTTAAAAAATGTATGTTTTGGGATGAATAACTTAGTTCAGAAAAATATCATTCCATAGAAATATAACACTTGGTGAAGATTCCTACGGAATGACAAAGATGATGTATCAATTCTTTGAGCGTAAGGAAATATTTACAATCCGAAACTCATTAATTTCTCATTACTCATAAATTAAGTGACCAAACCGAGTAGCTGTTTGGTGGACATTGGATTTTCACCCACTTATCCCCTTGTGTGGTTGGATACCAAGTTGAATTTCCGGTAAAGTCCTTGATCTGTTGATTGCTCCAATTGGTTTCCACCCAACGTTCCTGCCATTGGGATGATGTATTGATATAAACTACCAGTCCGGGATTCCCGTTATAGCCGTTACGTCTTGCAACATATTCATCATTATCTGTGTATAAGATAGAGGTGGTTCCCGTAGCTTTGTTATTGTGAATCCAGATCAGGTTATTGAGTTTGTCCTTATTCAGCCATTCTTCATAATCTCTGTAAAAAATGGTTGGGTATCCCTCATGGGTTAAAATATAGGCATAGGCCGGCATCTTGTTATAGATCACGTCTGTATCATGATTCGCTACAAAGGTTACGGCTTTATATGGATTTCTTTTCCACATCATATCGTCATTTAAAGCATTAAGATTTCCATTATCAAAAGCTTCATCCATTTTATAGTAGGCCGCAAAATCGAATACGGAACTATTGGCATTATTGGCCCACCATTCCAGGGTATTGACATTGGAATCCCACAATTCTCCGACAGAAAACCCTCCTACCTTTGAATTCCAGTTACTGACTACCCAAGGGCCGAAACCTTTCACATAATCAAACCTCCAACCATCAAACTTCATTACATTTTTATAATATTTCCCTACAGAATCATCTCTTCCCCACAGCCAGTCCTGCACATGGGGATTAGCATGGCAGAGGTCCGGAAAGCCGCCAAAGGAACCCTCATCATTATTTCCGTAGGAATTTTTATAAAAGTCATTATAATTTCTCTGAAATTTTCCGGAAGCCACTCCTGAAAAATTCGTCCAGGTATTTGTTCCTGTGTAA containing:
- a CDS encoding DUF2750 domain-containing protein, which produces MNQKEIENVISLEPIERYNYFIKKVADWEIFYTLLNESGEYALSELKDKKLFPMWSAREFAELCKVSGWETYTVKELKLDDLENEIIDFIADQNCLINVFPIYNRTGFVVSLIEFSKDLSEELKNYS
- a CDS encoding DUF6705 family protein, whose protein sequence is MKINIIIFLLIGSVFCKAQQEYPINTMPFNLPPNSYIKDFNNELNPYIGTWLSEYNGQQITLYINKVINKNFSYKDKIYFKDAIIVKYIIKNNLGNILQSTIENNDDKRNFISHTVINTASNQLGLYYTGADCGIGWGSIEIKKLNSTQISWSYYPNSTTLNNITCPNVVDTKIYLPETENLVFTKQ
- a CDS encoding DUF6705 family protein; this encodes MRNTLMILGIFAMVSCKAQQQTIPLNSSVLGAVENSYFKDMNNELDYYIGTWKSSFQDKTITLQISKQINVSMKAFGKNFYTDRLFTRYEIKKNGAILENTLNKDFTNDIGLSIRSLSSKDDGNSVTFLFSGGNCSVGIGTIILKKINATQFSWGYYPGTTTRNDKNCPPNKDYTIYLPETENLVFTKQ
- a CDS encoding DUF6705 family protein; this encodes MRSRLIILGIFTVFSCKAQQMLSLNASVYNSPTNSYFKDINNELDPYIGVWKASFQGKIILIKIIKELKVPFEMWGKNNFKDRLLVRYEIINNNGVILESSLNNNFNTKVKLLIEGSEIEDDLVKLIFAGGNCSVGIGEIILRKVNGTKVSWSYYPGTTTMNDKDCPPNLDYTIYLPETENLIFTKQ
- a CDS encoding DUF6705 family protein — protein: MRNTLMILGIFAMVSCKAQQQTLPLNTSALDAPIDSYFKDLNNELDYYTGTWKASFQEKTITLQILKKIKEPIKVFSKNFYTDQLFVRYEITKNGVISESTLDQNFTNSSRLSIESVYTQDNGNSITLLFSGGNCSVGIGTIVLKKINTTQFSWGYYPGTTTMNDKDCPPNLDYTIYLPETENLVFTKQ
- a CDS encoding DUF6705 family protein, with the translated sequence MRNTLMILGIFTVFSCKAQQTYPLNTFPDDVPSGSYMKDLANELTSFTGTWVASFNGKNITLTITKQEHKTFKIPKSADYYYQDVLNVHYIIKNSNGVILQDNSNVQNEYDKNAIISMYVHNNIVSFYYTGTNCGIGWGSINLQKINNTQISWSYEPNVTVLTTKNCSGNTDLMIYLPETKDLIFTKQ
- the katG gene encoding catalase/peroxidase HPI, whose protein sequence is MENDLNDISKCPFHNGTMKKNVAGGGTQNQDWWPDQLRVDLLRQHSSLSNPMDKDFDYAEAFKSLDIEAVKKDLHALMTDSQDWWPADFGHYGPLFIRMAWHSAGTYRVGDGRGGAGAGQQRFAPLNSWPDNVSLDKARRLLWPIKQKYGRNISWADLLILTGNIALESMGFKTFGFAGGREDVWEPDADVYWGSEKTWLGGDVRYAHGSEGAIEKGAVLPTDDNADGDIHSRNLENPLAAVQMGLIYVNPEGPDGNPDPIAAAKDIRDTFGRMAMDDEETVALIAGGHTFGKTHGAGPADHVGKEPEGAGIELQGLGWASSYKSGVGRDAISSGLEVTWTETPTQWSNYFFKNLFENEWELTKSPAGAHQWVAKNGAEIIPDAFDSSKKHRPTMLTTDLSLRLDPVYEKISRHFYENPDAFADAFARAWFKLTHRDMGPRARYLGSDVPQEELIWQDPIPEVNHELINDTDAESLKSKILSSGLSISELVSTAWASASTFRGSDKRGGANGARIRLEPQRNWEVNNPAQLQKVLGVLEGIQKEFNDSQNGDKKISLADIIVLAGNAAVEAAAKNAGHEVKVPFAPGRMDASQEQTDVESMGYLEPAADGFRNYLKRKFTVSTESLLIDKAQLLTLTAPELTVLIGGMRALDTNFDGTKHGVFTSRPGALTNDFFVNLLDMGTQWKAMSGDNELYIGTDRSTGQPKWTATRADLVFGSNSELRAIAEVYASADAQGKFINDFVTTWTKVMNLDRFDLA
- a CDS encoding heme-binding domain-containing protein, translating into MKKILIVILVAFVIIQFFPIDKTNPRPTPGMDFLKIKDTPEKVAKIIRTSCYDCHSNETVYPWYSGISPVSWFVKNHIDEGRKHLNFSTFAVYEPQRQLRKLDECIEMIEKKEMPLESYYVGHQNAKLTDDQRADLVKYFKQVKEDTERRIMFNK
- a CDS encoding thiol-disulfide oxidoreductase DCC family protein, whose protein sequence is MENWENKHIVFFDGDCGVCNFWVQWILERDKKDKFMFASLQSDFGQQFLSERGLETTEFNTMYLWKPKRYYLIKSRAVLQIANLLGGVYKLSAIGKIMPAYLSDKVYDVISRNRMKLANQKCYLPDPHQKKKFIQV
- a CDS encoding alpha-amylase: MKKTKFLLSLLGLALVSSCQNNDEFIKEPSQKEEVHDKIVNVTNHDGRPFSTGKGSGAIQGKFIAGPGGSVLMQGFYWDVPDGGNWWNTVKDKLTAWSNAGIGAVWLPPASKAQNGAYSMGYDPTDYYDFGNFNQNGSVETRFGSRTELEALITKAHTENMQVFADIVINHNSGGQSEANPYTGTNTWTNFSGVASGKFQRNYNDFYKNSYGNNDEGSFGGFPDLCHANPHVQDWLWGRDDSVGKYYKNVMKFDGWRFDYVKGFGPWVVSNWNSKVGGFSVGELWDSNVNTLEWWANNANSSVFDFAAYYKMDEAFDNGNLNALNDDMMWKRNPYKAVTFVANHDTDVIYNKMPAYAYILTHEGYPTIFYRDYEEWLNKDKLNNLIWIHNNKATGTTSILYTDNDEYVARRNGYNGNPGLVVYINTSSQWQERWVETNWSNQQIKDFTGNSTWYPTTQGDKWVKIQCPPNSYSVWSLNL